The nucleotide sequence GTTCGGCCATCAGGATCTCGTGGGCGTTGGAGTCGAACTTGTGGTATTCAATCCACTTGTTGCCCGATCCATCCTGCAGGACGTGGAGCATGATCTGGTTGATGGAGTTGGCGTAGAAGATCTCGAGATTCCCGTCCGGACGGGTGACCGTGGTCTTCTGGACCCAGGTGTTGTAGTCGCTGGGCGTGAAGCTGCTGGAAGCGTAAGAATACAAGTAGGTGTAGAGGCCGCCGTTGGTCACGGCCTTCGTGGCGCGGTGCAGGCTGTCGTATTCGTAATACTTATCCGCATATTGGGCGACCAGGCTGTCGGGGGCCAGAAGCGGATCGCACACTTGCGGGTCGGCCTGGAGGCGGCGATACGCCTCGCCGCCGAGGACGTACTTCAATCCGTGTACAAATCCGGGCGCACTCGCCGACGTGTAGTAGCGGTAGTAGCTGGTCTTCGTGGTGACCCAGGCACTCCCCAAGAGCACCTGGCTCGTGACGGTCTGCAAATCTCCCTCGTTCCCCGAGGGGTCGCCGGGGTTGTAATACGTGTTGAGCACCCGGCTGATTTCGGTCCAGGGACCGCCGTTGACTTGCCGGCGGAGCGTGACGCCGGCAATCCGCCCGGCGTTCGGCCCGCTGGGAACCATCGCGTAAAGCACCGAGGTGGTCGTCACGTTTCCCGTCACGGGATCGGTGACGCTGGTGTGCATGTCGGGATTGCCCATCTGGACATCAGTCCCGTCGGCCTTCATCAGCTTCTGGAAGTTCCCGTTGCAATCGAACGTGTACTCGTCGCCGTTGCAGTCGTCAAAGATGTAGGCGCATTGGCTGTAGTCGAACTTGAGCGAGACCGGCGGTGAGTTCGCTCCGCCGGTGGCCGTGAACGATGGGCCGCTGCCGGTGAACTGAAACATCCGGCAGGGGCTGAAGACGACGACCGTCAAGGTCTGGCCGCCGGTGGTGCACTTGCCGACATAGGGGTCCTTGATCCAGTTCATCCCGTTGTCGCCGGCCAGCGGCGTCATCGACATGTCGCACGAGCTAATTCCGCTGGAGTAGGACGCATCGGAGCTTCCCGGCAGCAGACTGAGACTGGCGGCGTCCGTCGAGGCGGCGCCGCAGGCCGGGCAAACCCCGGTGGAGTCATCGCAGCCGCAGCCGCAATCGCAGCATTTGCAGCACGTTGGCGGCTTGAGCGGCGGCACGGACTGGCTGGCCATCGGCCCGCAGCAGGAGGAGCTGCTGGAGCTGGACGAAGTGCTGCTCGAGCCCGAGGAGGAAGGGCCGGAGGACGAACCGCTGCTCGATGGTCCGGAGGAACTGCCGCCCGACGAACTTGACGAGCTGCTGCTGGATGAACTCAATGAGCTGCTGCTGGATGAACTCGATGAGCTGCTTGACCCGGACGACGAACTGCTGGACGACCCACTGGATCCCGACGAGCCGCTGGAGCCGGCACTTGACGAACTGGAAGAAGCCCCGGATGAGCGACTGCCGGAAGAACTGCTGCCGGACGAACTCGAGGACGAACTGCTGGGTGCGGAGCCAGAGCCGCTTGAGGAAGAACTGGTAGACATGGTGATTCTCCGCTGGGATCTATTCGTTTCAGGATTCGGGATTATTGCGGATGCAACTCAAAAGAGGCGGGGCATGCATTGCGGCCACTGACCGCACCTTATAGGCGGCCACGTTAAGTGGACATAAGTATACAATAGAGCGTGGGACAATTTCAAATGGTGGCCAAGAAAAAATCGACGACCAAGCGGGATGCACGCCGAACGCAGCGTGAATCCTGAGCGCGAGTCTCCACGACCGCCACGCTCGGCAAGCGCGGCTCGATGGAGCGTGAACTTCCGGCCGTGAACGACCGCTCGACGAATTGGTTCCGTCCGCCTCGAACATACGATCACTCCGCAGCGCCGCGACGGCGGACGACGAAGGATCAATGGAAAAGAGAATGAACAGTTCCGATTGCAGAACGCAGAAGCCGCCGGCCCCTGAGAATGGATTGCCTCAATCCACGCGAGCGACTCTAGCTCCCCTCGATCTTAGCGACGGTTGCGCGGATTGCAAGAAATTTTTTCGGCCGCACGACGCGAATAAAAGTCTCACCAAACGCTAGCACGATCGGGCATGGTTTTCCTTGGCCGGCACGGTGCGGCGCTGATGCGGATCGTCGATGTTTTGTTCGACCCCCGACGCAGAATCTGGGCCAAACGCTACGCGACGCCTTAAGCCCTCACCCGCGAAGCGATTTTCGCATTGAAAGAGCCAATCGACATTGAAAAAGTCTCACTCCCGCTAGGGCCGCCGGTGCGATCTTTACAATCTCGGAGCGGATTGTCGTCCTCAAACAAGCGGCCGGCATCTTGCTCGCAAGCTCAATTGTCCGTGGTGGCAAGCGGCGACCAGATTCTTACGGCGAGATCTTGACGCGCGACCGCTGCATTTAAGGAGAATCTGAGAATCGGATAGACGCGGCCTTGCGTGCCGCGAATGGCGATCCGGCGATGCGTGGTATCGAAGCGCAATACGAAGGAGTTTAGGCATTGACGGCGGCGAGTTGCCCCGTAGGAAGCTGAAATCGAAACCGCGGAGAGGATCGACTCAACTGGTACTCCACCTATCGATTGCGTGATTTGCCAAGTGTGCCGTGCTGCTCGGGCGCTGCAAAATGGATGCACTAACTGCCTCGACGCGTCATTGCTTGACGCCGATTTGCAAGGGGTTATCGCCGCGTGGGGCCAACTGCCGCCAGCAATCCGGAAAACCGTAGTCGGCCTTGTCAGTTGACAGAGCGTTGGAGGCTACGGAGTCCTGTCAAAAAAGGGCTAACGAAGGACGGAAAGATTCTTGGGCGGTTCACCCCTGACTGAAGCCCCTTCCCTTCTTCTTGCCTCTTCCGGCTGCGATTTTGAAGCATGTCGGTTGGACTGGTCCGAACCTTCTTCTTGAAGGCCAATCCCCCCTCACCTCTTGGTTCGGCGCTGCGATGGGAAGAAGTCCGTGGCTCGATCAACAGCCTATTTGTGGATTGGAATTCGTCGAACTTCACTTCTTCAGCCGCCGTGCGGCAGTCTTGGAAAGTGATGACGATACCCGACGCCTGCGCCTGCGCTGTGGGTGCGCGCGCGTCGTCGGGGTTAGTCGAGGGGTTTTTAGTTATAAGAAAGGGGAATGGCTCAACCATTTGAATTCATTGAATCCGAAACGACACTTTTGGGCGGTTGACCGTCAGAATCGTGCGGTTCTCCGACAGAAATGACTTGCGCTTTTGTCGGTAGTCTGCCAGTGTGTTGACTGTTAAGTGACAAAAACGGAGGGGAAAAATGTCGGATGATCGCCAGATTGCTGGATTGGCGGCGAACCAGATAAGCACGAAGCGTGGCTTCCCGATCTATCGGACGAACCCCAGCGTCCCGGCGGCCACCGGAATGCAGACGCGGAACAAGCGGTTTCACGTTCCCGGCGGCAAGGGCGCGATGATCGTTGACAACAGCACCGGGGAACTCAAGGGCATCGGTGGAATGGGATTCTGGTGGGAAGAGGAGGTCGAGACCAGCCGCTTCGTCAAACTCTTTCTCGACGGCATCAAGCAGGCCGCGGGCCTCTCGAAGACCGGCATTCAAGTATTTGAACTCGTCTACCACGAAATGCGGGCGAATCCCGGCTCCGATGAAATCAAGCTCAATCAGTACGTGGCGAAGGATCACGGCATCAACGACCGGACGTACCAGCGCGGCGTGCGCGAACTGCTCGAAAAAGAATTCCTCTACCGCAGTCCTAGCGACGGCGTCTTCTTCGTCAACATCCGCTTCATGTTCAACGGCGACCGCCTGGCGTTCGTGAAGTCCTATCACCTGAAAGGTGCGGCTCGGCAGCAGGAATTGCCGTTGCTCGAAGCCCCTGCCCTCCCCGCTCCTGCGGAGTGAATCAACTGAGGTATCCGTTGGATTTCAGCCACGGTTCAACGGCTTCCTCAAGGATGTCCTGAAGCGTGTTCGGCGCGACCCCTTTGAGTTGCCTTTCGAGCGACGCCCGCTTGAGCGCCTTGGCAAAGTCCTCGCGCATCCGCGTGCTGAGCGGCACGCGGTTGACGGTCGGCGTCGCGACCGTTGCCGCCGCGGCCTTAGTCGGAGCGGCTGGTGGTTTTTCGCGGTAGATAAACTGCTTTTCGACGCCGGCGTCGATTGGCGGCGGCGTGGACTTCATGCCTTCGATGAGCGAGCGTCGTTCGGCCATTGTCTCTCCTATGCGATAGCGGCTTTACGTTTGACAATCAGTCGCTTCTTGACCGCGTCCGGCAGCAGGACGCGGAACAATTCGTCCACTTCCTGGGCCGCTTCGCGGGCACGCGATCCCATCTGCCAAACGACCGCCCCCTGCCCCGGCGCGTCAGCGTAAATCTGCCGCAAAATCATGGACTTGGAGGCGAGCGGCAAGCCGAGGGCCTTGGCTGCGTCCCGCATGTCCTGCGTGAGCCGATAGTTCAATCCAATCATGCTGAGCACGATAACTGCCTTGGGCACGCCTCCCCTGATGTCCTGGGCCTGGCGCAACACCTCTGTCGCCTTCGCCAGCGCCCTGATCTCCAACATGCTGGCCTTGCATGGAACGATGGCCATGTCTGCGCGCAGTAAGAGCGCTCGGCTGGTCTCGGTCTGACTCCCCGGCCCGTCGGCGACGACGAAATCGGCGTCTTGTGCCAGAGTCGGCAACTCGTTCAGGATGATGTCCGGATTGTCGAGTCGGACAGCCTTAACCCCTGGAATTGCTTCGCGAATCCACTCGGATGGGCAAGGCTAGGTCCGACCGGTCAACGCATCGGCGGGCGGGATTCTCAACGTCCCAGGGTTGACGCGGCCGCACGCCGGGCGGCTGGATAACGGGCG is from Pirellulales bacterium and encodes:
- a CDS encoding ParA family protein; this encodes MPTLAQDADFVVADGPGSQTETSRALLLRADMAIVPCKASMLEIRALAKATEVLRQAQDIRGGVPKAVIVLSMIGLNYRLTQDMRDAAKALGLPLASKSMILRQIYADAPGQGAVVWQMGSRAREAAQEVDELFRVLLPDAVKKRLIVKRKAAIA